The following coding sequences are from one Gadus macrocephalus chromosome 3, ASM3116895v1 window:
- the LOC132454212 gene encoding solute carrier family 2, facilitated glucose transporter member 5-like: MAEELLGNDAKTSGQLNRSLLAVAFLSSFGSSLLYGYNLAVVNSPAQYIKDFYNETITERYGWSLDERAVTLLYSLTVGIFAIGGMVGSLLVGTLVTKFGRKGTLVRSTGLVFVAGALMGFSRACRFPAMVIIGRFITGIHSGVSLSVVPMYLGEIAPKNLRGFLGLVPSIHICGGVFIAQVLGIHEILGKEEYWPLLLSLIVIPTAVQLMLLPWFPESPRYLLMEKNNMTATITALAKTKSMSLSEHSLNQGVVRRGSVKVHAGTPVATATEEEVFSRLGVPYRKPHQRDW, encoded by the exons CAGCTCAACAGGTCCCTGCTGGCTGTGGCCTTCCTGTCCTCGTTCGGCAGCTCTCTGCTGTACGGCTACAACCTGGCCGTGGTCAACTCCCCCGCCCAG TACATTAAGGACTTCTACAACGAGACGATCACGGAGCGGTACGGCTGGAGTCTGGACGAGCGGGCGGTCACACTGCTGTACTCGCTCACCGTGGGGATCTTCGCTATCGGCGGGATGGTGGGTTCGCTGCTGGTCGGAACACTGGTCACCAAGTTTGGGAG gaaggGGACCCTGGTGCGCTCCACGGGGCTGGTGTTCGTGGCGGGGGCTCTGATGGGCTTCAGCCGGGCCTGCCGCTTCCCGGCCATGGTCATCATCGGCCGCTTCATCACCGGGATCCACTCAG ggGTCTCCCTCAGCGTGGTGCCCATGTACCTGGGGGAGATCGCCCCCAAGAACCTCCGCGGCTTCCTGGGCCTGGTGCCCAGCATCCACATCTGTGGGGGGGTCTTCATCGCCCAGGTCCTGGGGATCCACGAGATCCTGGggaag GAAGAGTACTGGCCTCTGCTGCTGTCTCTCATCGTTATCCCCACCGCGGTCCAGCTGAtgctgttgccatggtttccaGAGAGTCCTCGCTACCTGTTGATGGAGAAGAACAACATGACCGCCACCATCACAG CGCTGGCCAAGACCAAGAGCATGAGCCTATCGGAGCACTCGCTGAACCAGGGCGTGGTGCGCCGGGGCAGCGTCAAGGTGCACGCCGGCACGCCGGTCGCCACGgcaacggaggaggaggtgttcagCCGGCTGGGCGTCCCGTACAGGAAGCCGCACCAGAGGGACTGGTAG